A segment of the Streptomyces sp. Tu 2975 genome:
CCGTCCGGGCGGCGGGCCTTATCTGATGGAGGACTTCCACTTCGCGGGCGGGCTGCCCGGTTTCCTGTCCCGCATCCGCGATCTGCTCCATCTGGACCGGCCCACGGTCGCCCACGCCACCTTGCGGCAGCAGCTCGAGGGCGCCCAGGTGCACAACGACGATGTGATCCGCCCCCGTGACAAGCCCGTCGCCAAGGAGGGAGGCGTCGCGGTGCTGCGCGGGAACCTCTGCCCCGACGGGGCGGTCATCAAGCACGTCGCCGCCGATCCGAATCTGCTGAAGCACACCGGACCGGCCGTGGTGTTCCCGGACTACCGGACGATGCAGCGCACGATAAACGACCCTGCCCTCGGCATCACCGCCGGCCATGTGCTGGTCCTTCAGGGCGCCGGCCCCAAAGGCGGTCCCGGCATGCCGGAGTACGGGATGCTGCCGATCCCGGACCATCTGCTCAAGCAGGGTGTGCGGGACATGGTGCGGATCTCCGACGCCCGGATGAGCGGCACCAGTTACGGCACGTGCGTCCTGCACATCGCACCCGAGTCCTATGTCGGAGGGCCGCTGGCCCTGGTCCGCACAGGGGACCTGATCACCCTCGACGTCGAGGCGCGTTCCCTGCGTCTGGAGGTCACCGACGCCGAGCTGGAGCGGCGCAGGTCCGAGTGGACACCGCCGCCGGCCCGCTACGAGCGCGGCTACGGAGCTCTTTACAGCGAGCAGGTCACCCAGGCCGACACGGGCTGCGACTTCGCCTTCCTGGCCAGGCCCGGCGAAGTGCCGGATCCGTACGCCGGCTGAGCCCGCGGCCCCTGCCTCACGTCGCCCCCCTTCTTCTCCTCTTCGCCCAACCCCCTTCTTCTTCGCCCGACATCCGCACAGCGCCGGAGAAAGCGCTTACCCCAGATCGGAGATGCAGTCATGGCCCAAGCTGTGGCGCAGAAATCGCCAGGGCCACCGGCCCGGCGGCCCGGAGCCCGTGGCCGCCGAACGGGAGCGGCACCCCGCCGGCTGCCGTATCTGCTGGTAGCCCCCGCCGGGCTCCTGATGCTGGGCTTCATCGCCTATCCGGTGCTCAGCGTCTTCTATTACAGCCTTCAGGAGTACAACCCGACCAAGCCCTGGCGGAACGGTTTCGCAGGCCTGTCGAACTTCACGACGATCTTCACGGACGACCCGCACTTCTGGGACACACTGACGTTCAGTTTCAAGTGGGTCGTCGTCGAGGTGAGCCTCCAGCTGCTGTTCGGGCTGGCGCTCGCCCTCATCGTCAACCAGACCTTCGTCGGCCGGGCCCTCGGGCGCGCGCTGGTCTTCTCGCCCTGGGCGGTCTCCGGGGTGCTGACCTCCGCCATCTGGGTACTGCTCTACAACTCACAGACCGGCATCACCCGTTACCTCGCGGACATGGGCATCGGCGAGTACGGCACCTCCTGGCTGTCCGACACGGCCACCGTCTTCCCCGCCGCCGTGGTCGCGGACCTGTGGCGCGGTGTCCCCTTCTTCGCCATCCTCATCCTCGCCGACCTCCAGTCCGTGCCGAAGGACCTGTACGAGGCGGCGGAGGTGGACGGCGCCAACCGGGTACGGCAGTTCCTCCACATCACCCTGCCGCACCTCAAGGACGCGATCATCCTCTCCACGCTGCTGCGGGCGGTGTGGGAGTTCAACAACGTCGACCTGCTCTACACCCTCACCGGTGGCGGACCGGCCGGTGAGACCACCACGCTGCCGCTCTACATCGCCAACACCAGCGTCGACGCCCACGACTTCGGCTACGCCTCGGCGCTGACGACGGTGGCGTTCGTGATCCTGCTCTTCTTCTCGATGGTCTATCTGCGCCTGAGCAAGTTCGGAGGCCAGGACAAGTGATCACCACACAGGCCACGCGCGGCGCGGCACCCTCGCCCGTCGTCCCGCCCCCCGCCCGGCCCGCTCCCACGAAACGCCGGCGCGCCTGGGACGAGGTCCCGCGGTGGCAGATCTATCTGCCGCTCGGCATCTACCTCCTGTTCACCCTCATCCCCTTCTACTGGATCCTGCTGTTCGCGGTCCGCCCGACCGGCTCCACCTCGCTGGTGCCGTGGCCGATGACGGGCGAGCACTTCGCGAAGGTGTGGACCGAGCGCAGCTTCGCGACCTTCTTCCAGAACAGCCTCATCACCGGCATCGCCGTCCTGGTGATGACCACGGTCGTCGCGCTGGCCGGCGGTTACGCCCTCGCCCGTTTCGACTTCCGCCTCAAGAAGGGCTTCATGCTGGCCCTGCTGTGCTCCCAGTTCGTCCCGGGCGCGCTGCTGCTGGTCCCGCTCTTCGAGATCTTCGCCGGCCTGCAGATGATCAACTCGCTGGTCAGCGTCATCATCGCGGAGACCGTCTTCCAGCTGCCACTGTCGATGATCCTGATCAGCGGCTTCATCAGGAACGTGCCGTACTCCCTGGAGGAGGCGGCGTGGGTGGACGGCTGCAACCGGTTCAGCGCCTTCCGGGTCGTGGTGCTGCCCCTGCTGAGGCCCGGGCTCGTCGCCGTCGGCTCCTTCGCGTTCGTCCACGCCTGGAACCACTTCCTGTTCGCGTTGATGTTCCTCAACAACCAGGACAAGCAGACCATCCCGGTCGGTCTCAACACGCTGATGGGCGCGGACAGCGTCGACCTGGGCGCCCTGGCCGCGGGCGGTGTGATCGCCGCCGTTCCCGTGGTCATCGTGTTCGCGTTCATCCAGAAGTGGCTGATCACGGGCTTCAGCGCCGGGGCGGTGAAGGGATGAGCACCACGGTGGAGCCGCTGCCCGTCGTGCTCGCGGGCGCCCGGGGCCACGGCCGGCAGCACCTGGCCAACATCGCCCGGCTCCAGAAGGAGGGCCTGGTGCGCCTGGCCGGGGTCTGCGAGCTGCGCCCGCTGTCCCCCGACGAGCTCGCCGGCTTCGACGGCCTCGACCTCGCCCCGGAGCAGGGGCCGGACCTGGACGCGCTCCTCGCCTCGACCGGCGCCCGGATCGTCGTCGTCTGCACACCGATCCAGACGCACACGGACCTGGCGCTCACCGCCGCCCGGCACGGTGCACACCTGCTGCTCGAGAAGCCGCCCGCCCCCTCGTACGAGGAGTTCCGGCGGATGGCCGACGGCGTCGCCCAGGCGGGTGCCGTCTGCCAGGTCGGGTTCCAGTCGCTGGGCTCGCACGCGCTGCCGGCCGTCCGCGCGCTCGTCGACGACGGAGTGATCGGCGAAGTGCGCGGCGTGGGCGCGGCCGGCGCGTGGGTGCGCGGCGAGGCGTACTTCCGGCGCTCCCCGTGGGCGGGCCGACGCCGTCTCGACGGTGTCGACGTGGTCGACGGGGTGCTGACGAATCCACTCGCCCACGCGGTGTCGACGGCTCTTGCGCTGGACGGCAGCACTCGCGCGGAGGACGTGGCGGGCGTGGAGACGGAGTTGTTCCGCGCCAACGACATCGAGTCGGACGACACGTCGTGCGTCCGGGTGACCACGTCCCGCGGGGGACGGGTCGCCGTGGCGGCCACGCTCTGCGCCGAGGTGGCCACCGAGCCGTACGTGGTGGTGCACGGCAGCAGCGGGCGCATCACGTTCTGGTACAAGCAGGACCGCGTGCTGGTCCAGCGGTCCGGGCACGGCCCGCACGAGACCGTGCACGGCCGGACCGATCTGCTGGAGAACCTCGTCGGGCACCTGACGCGGGGCGACGCGCTGCTGGTGCCGCCCGATGTCTGCGGCGCGTTCATGCGCGTCGTCGAGGCGGTGCGCACCGCCCCGGAACCGGTTCGGCTGCCGCCGGACGCATGGCGGCACGCCGAGGAGGGGAACGCCCCGCGCCGGGTGGTCCCGGGCATCGACGCGCTGGTCGCCGCCGGCGCCGAGTCGCTCCGCCTCTACTCCGAACTCGGCGCGCCCTGGGCCCTGTCGACGGAGGTCACCACGCCATGAGCTCAACGCAGCTGTACTGCTCGGGCCGGCCCGTCGCCCGCTACTCGCTCCCCGCCGACCTGGACCGGCGTTCCTCCCCCCGTCCCTGCCTTCATCCCGTCACCACGCCGGCCGGCGTCCCGGTGACCGAACTGGCGCCGCCGGACCATCCGCACCACCTGGGCGCCGGGGTGGCCGTACCGGACGTGGAGGGCCACAACTTCTGGGGCGGACGGACCTTCGTGCGCGGGCAGGGTCCCACCGAGCTCGACAACCACGGGCAGCAGCGCCACGACGGGTTCAAGCTGCGCGACCCGGACGGCTTCGTGGAGGAGCTGAGCTGGGTGGCCGGCGGGCGCCGCCTGCTGCGCGAGCACCGCACGGTGGCGGTCACGCCTCTGACCGGCACCGCCTGGGCGCTGGATTTCACGTTCTCGCTGACCAACGCGAGCGGTGCGGCGCTGTCCGTGGGCAGTCCCGCCACCAACGGGCGCGACGGCGCAGGTTACGGCGGCTTCTTCTGGCGTGCGCCGAAGGAGCCGGCGGCTCCGGCCGTGTTCACCGCGGACGCGGAGGGCGAGAGCACGGTGCACGGTGCACGGGCCGACTGGCTCGCCGTCGCGGGGCAGGGCTGGACGCTGGTGTTCGCCGGGGCGACCGCACGGACCCGGGAGGACCCGTGGTTCGTCAGGGCCGGTGAATACCCGGGCGTCGGTTCGTCGCTCGCCGCGGTGGAGCGGCTGCCGCTGGGGCCGCAGGAGACGCTGGTGCGCCGCGTGGTCACCGTCGTCGCCGACGGGCGCCTGGACCGGGACGGCGCCGCGGCCCTGGCCCACAAGGCGGTGACGGCATGAGGACCGGGGACCTCGGCGACGGGACGTACCGCAATCCCGTTCTCGCCGCCGACTGGTCCGACCCCGACGTGGTCCGGGTCGGCGACGACTTCTATCTCACCGCTTCCAGCTTCGGCCGGGCCCCCGGGCTGCCGCTGCTGCACTCCAGGGACCTCGTCAACTGGACCTTGATCGGGCATGCGCTGGAGCGGCTGGAGCCCGCGGCGGCCTTCGCGCTTCCTCGGCAGGACAGCGGTGTGTGGGCACCTTCGATCCGTCATCACGACGACCGGTTCTGGATCTTCTGGGGCGACCCGGACCACGGGATCTGGCAGGTCAACTCGACCGATGTACGCCGGGGCTGGAGCCGTCCGCATCTGGTGAAGGAGGGCAAGGGGCTGATCGATCCCTGTCCGCTGTGGGACGAGGAGACCGGCGAGGCGTACCTCGTCCATGCCTGGGCCCGGTCCCGGTCGGGGATCAACAACCGGCTCACCGGCCATCGGATGCGGCCCGACGGCAGCGCGCTGCTCGACGACGGGAAGACGGTCGTCGACGGGGACGACATCCCGGGCTGGTTCACCCTCGAGGGCCCCAAGCTGTACCGGCACGACGGCTGGTTCTGGATCCTGGCCCCGGCCGGAGGTGTCGCGACGGGATGGCAGGGTGCACTGCGCTCCCGGGACTTCTTCGGCCCGTACGAGGAGCGTGTCGTCCTCGAACAGGGCGACACGCCCGTCAACGGGCCGCACCAGGGCGGCTGGGTACGCACCCGGTACGGCGAGGACTGGTTCCTGCACTTCCAGGACCGCGGGGCCTACGGACGCGTGATCCACCTCCAGCCCATGCAGTGGGACGACGACGGCTGGCCCGTCCTCGGTGACGGCGGCTCGCCCGTCCTCCTCCACCCCAAACCCGACCTGCCGGAGCAGCCGCGCTCCGCCCCCGCCACCGACGACGGCTTCCCCGGAGGGCGCTTCGGCCGCCAGTGGCAGTGGGCGGCGAACCCGGGCGAGGGCTGGGCCCCGCTGCACTCGGGCGACGGTCTGCGGCTGATGTGCCTACGCGGCGACGACGTGGACGACCTCCGCAGGCTGCCGAACGTCCTCACCCAGCGGCTGCCCGCGACCGACGCGGTCGTCGAGGTCGAACTGCGCCTGGCCGACGAGGAACCGGGCGCGCGGGCGGGACTCGCGGTGCTCGGGGACGCGTACGCCTGGATCGGTCTGGAGCGGGCCGCCGACGGCACGGTCCAGCTGGTGCACCGCTTCGCGGAGGCGGTCGCGGCGCGCGAACGGGACGCGGCACGCCCACGGCCCGCGCCGGACGGCCGGGCGCTGCTGCGGATCGAGACCGGGGCCGGTGCCAGATGCCGCTTCTCGGCCGCCGTGCCCGGAGCCGGCCAGGACGGGTTACTGCCGTCCGGCCGTGTCTTCGCCGCCACCCCTTGGCGCTGGACCGGCGCCCTCCTCGGCCTGTTCGCCACCGCGCCCGCCGCGGAGCGGACAGCGGCGGGTCACGCCGGCGCCGCGACGTTCACCCGGTTCCGCATCACCTCTCCACGCACCCCCGCACGGACACGCACACGCACACCCGTACGAGCAGAAAAGAGCCGACCATGACGATCTTCCACCGGGGACGGGGCAGAGCCGCCTCCTTCCTCGCCCTCACCACGGCGCTCCTGTTGACCGCCACCGCCTGCGGCGACGACGGCAGCGGCGGCGCCGGGGACAAGGGCGACGAGGGATCCGGCAAGGGCAAGATCACCTTCTGGGACAACAACGGCGGTGTCCGCACCGACGTGTGGAAGGAGATCATCGCGGAGTTCGAGAAGAAGCACCCGGACATCGACGTCAACTACGTGGGGGTCGCCTCGACGGAGGTCCAGTCGAAGTACGACACCGCCATCCAGGGCGGCGGCCTGCCGGACGTCGGCGGCGTCGGGGCGGCGATGCTGGCGGGTATCGCCGCACAGGGCGCGCTGGAGCCGCTCGACGAGCGCATCGCAGCGAGCTCCCTCAACGGCAAGCTGAACGCCGGCATGGTGGAGAACGTGAAGGCCGCGGGCGGCCAGGACCGCATGTTCACCGTGCCGACGTCCGCCAGCAACGGCGTGCTGTACTACCGCACCGACCTCTTCGAGGAGGCCGGACTGGAAGCGCCCACCACCTGGGCGAAGTTCTTCACGGCCGCCGACAAGCTCACGGCGAAGGACAAGAACCGCTTCGGTTACACCATCCGCGGTGGCGCCGGGTCCATCGCGCAGGCGCTGGACGCGATGTACGGCCAGAGCGGCATCGACGCCTTCTGGCAGGGCGACAGGACCACGGTCAACGCCCCTGAGAACGTGGCGGCGCTGGAGAAGTACGCGGCACTGTTCAAGAAGAGCACCCCTGCCGCGGACGTGAACAACGACTTCACCAAGATGGTCGCCCAGTGGGACAGCGGCGAGATCGGCATGCTGAACCACAATCTGGGCTCCTACAAGGACCATGTGAAGGCACTCGGCACGGAGAAGTTCCGTGGCATTCCGCTGCCGACCACCGACGACGGCACGCGGGTGCAGGTCTCCAACCCGGTCGACGGGCTGGGCCTGTTCAAGTCGAGCAAGAACAAGACGGCCGCCTGGAAGTTCATCGAGTTCGCCGCGTCCCACGAGTCCAACAGCCGGTGGAACGAGTCGGCCGGCGCGATCCCGGCCCACACCGAGGCGGCCAAGGACGCCTGGGTACAGAAGGCGGAACCCACCAGGCTGGCGGCCGAGGCGCTGTCCAGCGGTTCGACGAAGATCGTGCAGCTGCCGTACTACCTGCCCGACTGGAACACCATCTCCAAGGCGGAGAACGAGCCGGCCTTCCAGAAGGTGCTGCTCGGCAAGATGTCGGCGAAGGAGTTCCTCGACTCCCTGGCGAAGCAGCTCAACGAGGCCCAGGCCGAGTGGAAGCAGCAGAACGGGTGAGGCCGACCCGCCGTCAGGTGGTCGCCGCGGCGGCGAGCCTTCCGCTCGCCGCCGCGGGGGCCCCCGCCGCCGTGGCCGGGCAGTCCACCGGCGGCCGGAGCCGCACGCTCTTCATCGCCGGGGACTCCACGGCCGCGCAGAAGTACGCTGAAGCCGCGCCCGAGACCGGGTGGGGCATGGCCCTCCCCTTCTTCCTCGACAAGCGGCTGCGGGTCGCCAACCACGCCGTGAACGGCCGGAGTTCGAAGAGCTTCGTCGACGAGGGCCGGCTGGACGCCCTGCTGGCCCGGATCGCGCCCGGTGACCTGCTGCTCGTGCAGTTCGGCCACAACGACGCGAAGAGCGCCGACCCGGCCCGGTACACCGAGCCCTGGTCGACGTACCCGGCACAGTTGCGCCGGTACGTCGCAGGGGCCCGCGAGCGCGGCGCCCGGCCGGTGCTGGCGACGTCCGTGGAGCGGCGCAGGTTCGACGCGCAGGGGACCGCGGTCCCGACGCACGGCGACTACCCGGCCGCGATGCGGGCGCTGGCCGCCGAGGAGGGGACCGCGCTGCTGGACGTGCAGGCCCTGTCGATCGCCCGTTGGCAGGAGCTGGGACCGGACGGCACCAAGGCGTACTTCAACTGGACGCCGGAAGAGCAGGACAACACGCACTTCAATCCGCCGGGCGCGATCGCCGTGGCACGGATGGTCGCCGAAGCGCTGCTGAGCGCCGACGTGATCGCGCCGCGCGACGTCCGCCGGCTCGAGGACGAGGTGCCCGAGTCGTGGATCACCTGGCCCGCCGCCGACTGAACCGGGAAGAGAGCCGCACCATGCACAGCACCACGCACACGCTGAGATGTCAGGGACGCATCATCGCGACGGCCCTGGGATGCACCGCACTGGTCCTGACCGCCACCGCGGCGGCGCACGCCACTCCCCATCGGGACACCGCCCGCCATACCCTGCCCGCCAACGACGGCTGGGCCTCGCTCGGCACCGGCACCACCGGCGGTGCTGCGGCCCGCCCCGCGCAGGTGCACACCGTCACCACCTGGGAGGGGTTCCGGGCCGCGCTCGCCGGCGACGGCGACGCACCCCGGATCATCAAGGTCAAGGGCAGCCTCGACGCCACCGCGTCCGGCTGCGCCGCGTTCGAGGCGGAGGGCTACGACTTCGACGCCTATCTCGCCGACTACGACCCCGCGGTATGGGGCTACGACACCCCCGTCAGCGGCGCCCAGGAGGACCTGCGCGCCGTGTCGGCGGCCAACCAGGCGCAGGCGATCAAGGCGTACGTGCCGGCGAACACCACCATCGTCGGCGTCGGCAAGGACGCGGGCATCGTCGGCGCCAGTCTCCAGGTCAAGGACGTCGACAACGTCATCGTCCGCAACCTCACCCTCGAGAGCCCGCTGGACTGCTTCCCCCAGTGGGACCCGACGGACGGCGCGACCGGCGCGTGGAACTCCGAGTACGACAGCCTCGTGGTGTACGGGTCGACCCATGTGTGGATCGACCACAACACGTTCACCGACGGGCGCCGTCCCGACAGTTCCCTGCCGTCCTACTACGGGGAGGTGTACCAGCAGCACGACGGTGAGCTCGACATCGTCAGGGGCGCCGACCTGGTGACCGTCTCGTGGAACGTCTTCGCCGAACACGACAAGACCCTGATGATCGGCAACAGCGACAGTGCCGGCGACACGGACCGCGGAAAGCTACGGGTCACGCTGCACCACAACCTCTTCCGGGACATCGTCGAGCGCGCGCCGCGCGTCCGCTTCGGCAAGGTCGACACGTACAACAACCACTACGTCGTCGACAAGGACGCCTATGCGTACAGCTTCGGCATCGGCGCGGAGTCCCAGCTCGTCGCAGACGCGAACTCGTTCACGCTCCCGGCCGGTGTGGGCGCGGGCCGGATCCTCAAGAAGTGGAAGGACTCGCCCGTCACCGCCGAGCGCAACCACGTCAACGGCCGGGCGGTCGATCTGGTGGCCGTCCACAACGCGGAGGTGCCCGAGGAGACCCTGCGGTCGGGCGCGGGCTGGACGCCGACGCTGCGCACCCGCCTCGACCATCCGCGGGCGGTGCCCGGGCTGGTCACGCACCGCGCGGGCGCGGGCCGGCTGCGCTGACGGGACAAGGAGTTTCATCATGGCCACGCACTCCCCGGGCGCGGCGGTCGGCCGCCGTGCCCTGCTCACCGCGGGTGCCGGGGCGGCCCTCGCACTCGCGGTGCACAGCCCCGCAAGTGCCGTCACGGACCGCTCCCCTTTCGGACCGTTCGGTTCACCTGCGGCCCGGCCCGGCCGCCGGACGCTGTACGTCCACCCGGGCGGGCTCGGCGACCGCACCACCGTCCAGGACGCGGTGTCCGCGGTCGGCGGCACGGGCTTCACGATCGTCGTCGCCCCGGGGGTCTACCGCGAGGTGGTGACGATCGGCGAGTCCCTCGCGGGACTCACGCTGATCGGCGCGAGCCCGGACCCCCGTGACACCGTCGTCGTGTACGACAACGCGGCCGGCACCACGAAGCCGGACGGCTCGGGTACGTACGGCACCAGCGGTTCCGCCACCACCACGGTGCGCGCCGCCGGGTTCACCGCCCGCCGGATCACCTTCGCCAACGACTGGCTGCGCGCCGACCATCCGGAGATCAGCGGCACCCAGGCCGTCGCGATCAAGGTGAGCGGCGACCGTTCGGCGTTCCACCACTGCCGTTTCCTGGGCCACCAGGACACCCTGTACGCCGACTCGCCCTCCGTGTCCACCGTCGCCCGGCAGTACTTCTCGCACTGCTACGCGGAGGGGGACGTCGACTTCGTCTTCGGACGCGGGCGTGCCGTGTTCGAACACTGCCGCTTCCACACCCTCGCCAGGGACGAGGACCTCACCCCCAAGGGCATGGTGTTCGCCCCGTCCACCGCGCGGGACAACCCGTACGGCTACCTCGCCGTGCGGTGCCGGATCAGCAGCGGCGCGGAGGACGGCGCGTACAAGCTCTCCCGGCCGTGGGTGCCGAGTTCGGACCCGACCGCGTGGCCGTCACTGGTGGTCCGCGACAGCGTGATCGGTCCGGGGATCGACGCGGTGGAGCCGTACACGAACATGCGGGACGCCTACCCGTGGCAGGCGCAGCGGTACGCCGAGTACCGCAACACCGGCCCCGGGGCGCGGATCACCGTGCCGGAGAACCGGCCCCAACTGGACCTCGTCCAGGCGAGGTCGGCGACGCGCGAGGTGTATCTGGGCGACTGGGCGCCGTGGCGGAACACCGGCTGACACTGCCGGTACCGGTACGACGCGGGCCCCGCCGGTCACGGCCGGCGGGGCCCTTCACCGTGCTCCGGCGTCAGTTGTAACCGATGTCCGAGGAGCTGTACCGGCAGTACGTGCCGTCGGGACCGCTGCCGGTCTCGGCCGGTTCGTCGCCGGAGTCGTTGCCCGTGTAGCGGATGCAGGGTTTGATCTTCCGGCTGCTGTCGCCGTGGATCCGGACGTTGCGCAGGGCCGCCGTGTCACCGTAGTTGGTGTTGATGCCCACGAGGGACTTCCCCGGCGCGGTGACGTCCACGTCGTTGACGATGATCGACCGCTTGTACTGCGTGGAGCAGTTGCCGCAGGAGCGGACCAGCTTGCCGAAATCGGAGACCTGGAACTTGGTGACGACCAGCTTCCCCGCCCCGTTGAACTGGAAGACCTTGTCGGACGCCTTCCGCGCGCCGCCGCCGTAGACGGTGTAGACGGAGCCCGCGGACTTGCCCTTGAAGCTGGCGGCGTCCTCGCCGACGTCCTCCCACCAGACGTTCTGCAGCGTGCAACTGCCCATGCAGTGGACGCCGTCGGCGGCCGGCGAGCCGAGGACGACGTTCTTCAGTACGGCGCCGTCCTTCAGCTTGAAGATCGGGGGTTGGCCCTCGCCCTGGCCGCCGTCACCGAGGTCACCGCTGCCGTGGAACCGCTTCAGCCCGCCGTCGTACGTGCCGGACACCTCGATGGTTGCGGTCACGGGCGAGCTGCCGTTGGGCTTGGGCCACGCGGTCGCCGCTCCGGCCGTGTTGAGCATGCTGGTGGTGACGATCCCGGTCACGGTCAGCCCGAGCGCCGCACCCAGCGCGGCGATCGTCCTGCGGCGCCGGAGGCTCCGCTTGTGTCGGCTCATGTGTTCTGGGCCCTTTCGGATGTGGGGGTGAAGTCCTACGCCGGAAGGTCGCCACAGAAAGGGCCCAGGTTGCCGCCGCCGCGCGACTTTCTGCCCAAGCCGGTCAGGACGGTGTGCGCGCGAAGTCCCCGTGGACCGCGGCCGGTTCCCCCGTCGCCTCGGACCGGACGGTGTACGTGTCCCCACCCGCGTCACGGCCGCCCTCCGCATGGTCGTACTGGCCGGCGAAGACGTGCTGCCCCGGCGGGACCGTGCGCCCCGGCCGCAGCGTCCAGCGGTAGACGAGCGCGCCGCTCTCCTTCCGTGCGGAGAAGTCGAAGTCGCCGGCCGGACGGGTGCGCCAGCCGCCGGTGCTCGCCAAGCCCCCGGTGTCGGCGATCCTCAGCTCCACCGTGAGCGAGGTCAGCACCTCGCGGTTCTTCACCGTGACGTTGCTCTGCGCCCAGTAGCTGTTGCTGTGCGGGTCGACGGAGCCGTCGGACCACAGATGGCCGTCCTCGG
Coding sequences within it:
- a CDS encoding sugar ABC transporter permease is translated as MAQAVAQKSPGPPARRPGARGRRTGAAPRRLPYLLVAPAGLLMLGFIAYPVLSVFYYSLQEYNPTKPWRNGFAGLSNFTTIFTDDPHFWDTLTFSFKWVVVEVSLQLLFGLALALIVNQTFVGRALGRALVFSPWAVSGVLTSAIWVLLYNSQTGITRYLADMGIGEYGTSWLSDTATVFPAAVVADLWRGVPFFAILILADLQSVPKDLYEAAEVDGANRVRQFLHITLPHLKDAIILSTLLRAVWEFNNVDLLYTLTGGGPAGETTTLPLYIANTSVDAHDFGYASALTTVAFVILLFFSMVYLRLSKFGGQDK
- a CDS encoding carbohydrate ABC transporter permease — protein: MITTQATRGAAPSPVVPPPARPAPTKRRRAWDEVPRWQIYLPLGIYLLFTLIPFYWILLFAVRPTGSTSLVPWPMTGEHFAKVWTERSFATFFQNSLITGIAVLVMTTVVALAGGYALARFDFRLKKGFMLALLCSQFVPGALLLVPLFEIFAGLQMINSLVSVIIAETVFQLPLSMILISGFIRNVPYSLEEAAWVDGCNRFSAFRVVVLPLLRPGLVAVGSFAFVHAWNHFLFALMFLNNQDKQTIPVGLNTLMGADSVDLGALAAGGVIAAVPVVIVFAFIQKWLITGFSAGAVKG
- a CDS encoding Gfo/Idh/MocA family oxidoreductase: MSTTVEPLPVVLAGARGHGRQHLANIARLQKEGLVRLAGVCELRPLSPDELAGFDGLDLAPEQGPDLDALLASTGARIVVVCTPIQTHTDLALTAARHGAHLLLEKPPAPSYEEFRRMADGVAQAGAVCQVGFQSLGSHALPAVRALVDDGVIGEVRGVGAAGAWVRGEAYFRRSPWAGRRRLDGVDVVDGVLTNPLAHAVSTALALDGSTRAEDVAGVETELFRANDIESDDTSCVRVTTSRGGRVAVAATLCAEVATEPYVVVHGSSGRITFWYKQDRVLVQRSGHGPHETVHGRTDLLENLVGHLTRGDALLVPPDVCGAFMRVVEAVRTAPEPVRLPPDAWRHAEEGNAPRRVVPGIDALVAAGAESLRLYSELGAPWALSTEVTTP
- a CDS encoding PmoA family protein, producing the protein MSSTQLYCSGRPVARYSLPADLDRRSSPRPCLHPVTTPAGVPVTELAPPDHPHHLGAGVAVPDVEGHNFWGGRTFVRGQGPTELDNHGQQRHDGFKLRDPDGFVEELSWVAGGRRLLREHRTVAVTPLTGTAWALDFTFSLTNASGAALSVGSPATNGRDGAGYGGFFWRAPKEPAAPAVFTADAEGESTVHGARADWLAVAGQGWTLVFAGATARTREDPWFVRAGEYPGVGSSLAAVERLPLGPQETLVRRVVTVVADGRLDRDGAAALAHKAVTA
- a CDS encoding glycoside hydrolase 43 family protein; translation: MRTGDLGDGTYRNPVLAADWSDPDVVRVGDDFYLTASSFGRAPGLPLLHSRDLVNWTLIGHALERLEPAAAFALPRQDSGVWAPSIRHHDDRFWIFWGDPDHGIWQVNSTDVRRGWSRPHLVKEGKGLIDPCPLWDEETGEAYLVHAWARSRSGINNRLTGHRMRPDGSALLDDGKTVVDGDDIPGWFTLEGPKLYRHDGWFWILAPAGGVATGWQGALRSRDFFGPYEERVVLEQGDTPVNGPHQGGWVRTRYGEDWFLHFQDRGAYGRVIHLQPMQWDDDGWPVLGDGGSPVLLHPKPDLPEQPRSAPATDDGFPGGRFGRQWQWAANPGEGWAPLHSGDGLRLMCLRGDDVDDLRRLPNVLTQRLPATDAVVEVELRLADEEPGARAGLAVLGDAYAWIGLERAADGTVQLVHRFAEAVAARERDAARPRPAPDGRALLRIETGAGARCRFSAAVPGAGQDGLLPSGRVFAATPWRWTGALLGLFATAPAAERTAAGHAGAATFTRFRITSPRTPARTRTRTPVRAEKSRP
- a CDS encoding sugar ABC transporter substrate-binding protein; translation: MTIFHRGRGRAASFLALTTALLLTATACGDDGSGGAGDKGDEGSGKGKITFWDNNGGVRTDVWKEIIAEFEKKHPDIDVNYVGVASTEVQSKYDTAIQGGGLPDVGGVGAAMLAGIAAQGALEPLDERIAASSLNGKLNAGMVENVKAAGGQDRMFTVPTSASNGVLYYRTDLFEEAGLEAPTTWAKFFTAADKLTAKDKNRFGYTIRGGAGSIAQALDAMYGQSGIDAFWQGDRTTVNAPENVAALEKYAALFKKSTPAADVNNDFTKMVAQWDSGEIGMLNHNLGSYKDHVKALGTEKFRGIPLPTTDDGTRVQVSNPVDGLGLFKSSKNKTAAWKFIEFAASHESNSRWNESAGAIPAHTEAAKDAWVQKAEPTRLAAEALSSGSTKIVQLPYYLPDWNTISKAENEPAFQKVLLGKMSAKEFLDSLAKQLNEAQAEWKQQNG
- a CDS encoding rhamnogalacturonan acetylesterase, producing the protein MRPTRRQVVAAAASLPLAAAGAPAAVAGQSTGGRSRTLFIAGDSTAAQKYAEAAPETGWGMALPFFLDKRLRVANHAVNGRSSKSFVDEGRLDALLARIAPGDLLLVQFGHNDAKSADPARYTEPWSTYPAQLRRYVAGARERGARPVLATSVERRRFDAQGTAVPTHGDYPAAMRALAAEEGTALLDVQALSIARWQELGPDGTKAYFNWTPEEQDNTHFNPPGAIAVARMVAEALLSADVIAPRDVRRLEDEVPESWITWPAAD
- a CDS encoding pectate lyase yields the protein MHSTTHTLRCQGRIIATALGCTALVLTATAAAHATPHRDTARHTLPANDGWASLGTGTTGGAAARPAQVHTVTTWEGFRAALAGDGDAPRIIKVKGSLDATASGCAAFEAEGYDFDAYLADYDPAVWGYDTPVSGAQEDLRAVSAANQAQAIKAYVPANTTIVGVGKDAGIVGASLQVKDVDNVIVRNLTLESPLDCFPQWDPTDGATGAWNSEYDSLVVYGSTHVWIDHNTFTDGRRPDSSLPSYYGEVYQQHDGELDIVRGADLVTVSWNVFAEHDKTLMIGNSDSAGDTDRGKLRVTLHHNLFRDIVERAPRVRFGKVDTYNNHYVVDKDAYAYSFGIGAESQLVADANSFTLPAGVGAGRILKKWKDSPVTAERNHVNGRAVDLVAVHNAEVPEETLRSGAGWTPTLRTRLDHPRAVPGLVTHRAGAGRLR